Proteins encoded by one window of Salmonirosea aquatica:
- a CDS encoding OsmC family protein produces the protein MSVTTLQATLGEENYLVSLHARHHEILADEPVILGGQDQGIAPYELILAGLGACTSITLKMYAQRKGWVLKEVDVTLEMSVAPGTRPVISRRIQIKGEVTPAQCDRLLAIANSCPVHKLLSHSIQIESALFED, from the coding sequence ATGAGTGTCACTACCCTACAGGCCACCCTGGGTGAAGAAAACTACCTGGTATCCCTACATGCCCGCCATCATGAAATACTCGCCGACGAGCCCGTCATACTTGGGGGGCAGGATCAGGGCATAGCGCCCTATGAGCTGATTCTGGCGGGTCTGGGAGCATGCACCAGTATAACCCTCAAAATGTACGCCCAACGGAAAGGCTGGGTTTTGAAAGAGGTAGATGTAACACTGGAAATGTCCGTTGCTCCGGGTACTAGGCCGGTGATTTCCCGGCGTATTCAAATAAAAGGGGAAGTAACGCCTGCGCAATGTGACCGCCTGCTCGCCATCGCCAATTCGTGCCCGGTGCATAAGCTTCTCAGCCATTCGATCCAGATAGAATCTGCTTTATTTGAAGATTGA
- a CDS encoding NAD(P)/FAD-dependent oxidoreductase, with translation MKHVVILGNGISGITAARYIRKYSDYRITVISAETEHFFSRTALMYIYMGHMKYEHTKPYEDYFWEKNRIELRHAWVQAFDFANKTLTLTEQGTDVPGTLTYDILILGVGSVSNRFGWPGQDLEGVQGLYNYQDLEAMEANSEGVERAVIVGGGLIGIEMAEMLRTRDIAVTMLVREKEFWDAVLQVEEAKMIGRHIREHGVDLRLVTELEEITAQGERVGGVVMKNGEKLDCQFVGLTVGVSPNIEQFRDTELETEKGILVNRFLETNLPDVYAIGDCVQHREPPEGRKPVEQIWYTGRIMGETVARSICQAKTQYQPGVFFNSAKFFDIEYQTYGQVPAQVPAGFQTFYWEHAEGRIALRINYRSGNEAVTGINAFGMRLRHEVCEKWIKGKKSVGYMLSHLRDAHFDPEFFKRHEKAIVRAFNKTHHDHTIRLGGRPAFWEKVFG, from the coding sequence ATGAAACACGTCGTCATACTCGGAAACGGTATCAGTGGGATTACGGCCGCCCGGTACATACGCAAGTACTCCGACTATCGGATTACGGTTATTTCTGCCGAAACCGAGCATTTTTTCTCCCGTACCGCACTCATGTACATCTACATGGGTCATATGAAATACGAGCATACCAAACCCTACGAGGACTATTTCTGGGAGAAAAACCGCATCGAACTCCGGCACGCCTGGGTACAGGCTTTTGACTTCGCCAATAAAACCCTTACCCTCACCGAGCAGGGTACCGATGTGCCGGGTACGCTCACCTACGATATTCTGATTCTGGGGGTAGGCTCGGTGAGCAATCGGTTCGGTTGGCCGGGTCAGGATCTGGAAGGCGTACAGGGCTTGTACAACTATCAGGATCTCGAAGCCATGGAAGCCAATTCGGAGGGAGTCGAACGGGCCGTCATAGTGGGTGGAGGATTGATCGGCATAGAAATGGCCGAAATGCTTCGGACGCGTGACATTGCCGTAACGATGCTGGTTCGGGAAAAAGAGTTCTGGGATGCTGTATTGCAGGTCGAAGAAGCGAAGATGATCGGCCGACACATCCGCGAACATGGAGTGGACCTTCGGCTGGTCACCGAGCTGGAGGAAATCACCGCTCAGGGCGAACGGGTGGGAGGCGTGGTTATGAAGAATGGCGAAAAACTCGACTGCCAGTTCGTAGGGCTAACCGTGGGCGTGAGTCCTAATATCGAGCAATTCAGAGATACGGAGCTGGAAACCGAAAAGGGCATACTAGTCAATCGGTTTCTGGAAACCAACCTGCCCGATGTGTATGCTATCGGAGACTGTGTGCAGCACCGTGAGCCGCCCGAAGGCCGCAAACCGGTGGAGCAGATCTGGTACACGGGCCGCATCATGGGTGAAACCGTCGCACGCAGCATATGCCAGGCCAAAACGCAGTATCAGCCCGGCGTTTTCTTCAACTCGGCCAAATTCTTCGATATCGAATATCAGACTTATGGACAGGTACCTGCGCAGGTACCCGCGGGCTTCCAGACCTTTTACTGGGAGCATGCAGAGGGTAGGATAGCCTTGCGGATCAACTACCGAAGCGGCAATGAGGCCGTCACAGGCATCAACGCCTTTGGAATGCGCCTCCGCCACGAAGTATGCGAAAAGTGGATCAAAGGCAAGAAAAGCGTGGGGTACATGCTGTCGCACCTGCGCGACGCCCATTTCGACCCGGAGTTTTTTAAGCGTCATGAAAAAGCCATTGTCCGAGCCTTCAATAAAACGCACCACGACCATACCATCCGACTGGGCGGCAGGCCAGCTTTTTGGGAAAAAGTGTTTGGATAA
- a CDS encoding 4Fe-4S binding protein, translating into MTAVQKIGLTLFSMGFAIWIVTLSLGQCTLTPDILSDTTLIKKEHYELIRASAAPMLGKTYTTAFSFGNAFRGAVDEVNQKFRDQQQYDKVIYDNYAFPVTKAASVGAITEYTALWFWLSIGLAIVGALMYIFPKKRLLPGIKNDHIFHHPATSRGWLGILLGTFLILFYVVLYFYPEYIVNWVILVDPISRALNGGPASQWFLYGFLYSLCILVMGVRMIIKYRHSPYQQIRSVSVMFFQTSFAFLIPEILVRLNRPYYDFKNMWPLDYDFFFDYNLNQMLSNGTLGLFMLVWGIALFVLAVPIFTYIYGKRWYCSWVCGCGGLAETLGDPHRQLSDKSMRAWKIERYTVHGVLVFAIVMTAFVLYTYFTGQSNIGPIDSYSVRSAYGFYIGSIFSGIVGVGFYPLMGNRVWCRFGCPLAAYLGLVQRFRSRFRITTNGGQCISCGNCSTYCEMGIDVRAYAQKGQDIVRASCVGCGICSAVCPRGVLNLENADPDSRVMIAPEVMVGNDMPKIRKR; encoded by the coding sequence ATGACTGCTGTTCAAAAAATCGGCCTAACGTTATTTTCCATGGGCTTTGCCATCTGGATCGTCACGCTCAGTCTGGGCCAATGCACCCTCACACCGGATATCCTGAGCGACACTACGCTCATTAAAAAAGAACATTATGAATTGATAAGAGCCTCCGCCGCCCCCATGCTGGGTAAAACCTACACCACGGCGTTTTCCTTCGGCAACGCGTTTAGGGGAGCGGTCGATGAGGTCAACCAGAAATTCAGAGACCAGCAGCAATACGACAAAGTAATTTATGACAATTACGCTTTTCCCGTGACCAAAGCCGCCTCGGTGGGGGCCATCACCGAGTATACCGCCCTATGGTTCTGGTTGAGCATCGGGCTGGCGATTGTGGGGGCGCTGATGTACATTTTTCCTAAAAAGCGCCTCCTGCCCGGCATCAAGAACGACCATATTTTTCACCATCCGGCCACGTCACGCGGTTGGCTCGGAATCTTGCTAGGTACCTTTCTGATTTTGTTCTACGTCGTGCTCTACTTTTACCCCGAGTACATCGTCAACTGGGTCATCCTGGTCGATCCGATTAGCCGGGCGCTCAACGGGGGACCCGCTTCGCAATGGTTCCTGTACGGCTTTCTGTATTCACTCTGCATCCTGGTCATGGGAGTTCGGATGATCATCAAGTACCGCCATTCACCTTATCAGCAAATCCGGTCAGTGTCGGTAATGTTTTTTCAGACTTCGTTTGCCTTTCTGATTCCCGAAATTCTGGTGCGGCTCAACCGGCCCTACTATGATTTCAAGAACATGTGGCCGCTAGATTATGACTTTTTCTTTGACTACAACCTCAACCAAATGCTGAGCAACGGTACCCTGGGGCTTTTCATGCTGGTGTGGGGGATTGCGCTGTTCGTGCTGGCGGTACCCATCTTCACCTACATCTACGGCAAGCGCTGGTACTGCTCATGGGTATGCGGCTGCGGCGGACTGGCCGAAACCCTCGGCGATCCGCACCGCCAGCTTTCCGACAAGTCGATGCGCGCCTGGAAAATCGAGCGCTATACGGTGCACGGGGTGCTGGTTTTTGCCATCGTGATGACCGCTTTCGTATTGTACACTTACTTCACCGGACAATCCAACATCGGGCCCATCGATAGCTATTCGGTGCGCTCGGCCTACGGATTTTACATTGGCTCTATTTTTTCGGGCATCGTGGGGGTAGGTTTCTATCCGCTGATGGGCAACCGCGTGTGGTGCCGCTTTGGCTGTCCACTAGCCGCCTACCTGGGGCTGGTACAACGCTTCAGGTCCCGCTTCCGCATCACGACCAACGGCGGACAGTGTATATCGTGCGGCAATTGCTCTACCTATTGCGAAATGGGTATCGACGTGCGCGCTTACGCCCAAAAAGGCCAGGACATTGTCCGTGCTTCGTGCGTAGGCTGCGGCATCTGCTCGGCGGTTTGCCCCCGTGGGGTGCTGAATCTGGAAAACGCCGATCCTGACAGTCGGGTGATGATTGCGCCGGAAGTAATGGTGGGAAATGACATGCCGAAGATCAGGAAACGGTAA
- a CDS encoding alpha/beta hydrolase family protein yields MIPRFPQFRLIFVGVLIAQILLHPFSFAQGFVYGDALPDAPELSARGEYKIGVRTLDFVNKDQIDILKSKNGVEARYDRPVKVEVWYPAALSAEQSELITYEEVMGTANDPKRPLIPFTFRGRASREAAPLATAGAFPLVIVSHGYVGSRYLLSYLTENLASKGYIVVAIDHTESTFRDAAPFPSTLLNRSKDILFVLNQVADLGKPGSTSFLSGLVDAGTTGLVGYSMGGYGVLNAAGAGYSETFAKAFGGMTGGSQALAVRTSGNVDYEKSIDPRVKAVVAFAPWGMERGVWDVESLKGLKVPTFFVAGDQDDVSGYEKGIKAIYIGAVNAERYLLTYQNARHNVAPNPPPAEALQPGLPFDEYYRYAEPAWDERRLNNINQHFVTAFLGKYLKGADYAKYLDVPEKSNEKTWTGFKPRTSTGMELLHAEAEK; encoded by the coding sequence ATGATTCCTCGCTTTCCCCAATTCCGGTTGATTTTTGTCGGTGTCCTGATCGCTCAGATTCTGCTTCATCCCTTTTCCTTCGCCCAGGGGTTCGTGTACGGCGACGCGCTGCCCGATGCACCCGAACTGTCCGCGCGGGGTGAGTACAAGATTGGGGTACGTACCCTCGACTTTGTCAATAAAGATCAGATCGATATACTGAAATCAAAAAATGGCGTAGAGGCCCGCTACGACCGTCCGGTGAAAGTGGAAGTATGGTACCCTGCGGCTTTGTCCGCGGAACAGTCCGAACTCATCACGTACGAAGAAGTAATGGGCACAGCCAACGATCCCAAACGGCCATTGATTCCGTTCACATTTCGGGGCAGAGCCTCCCGCGAAGCTGCGCCGCTTGCTACGGCGGGCGCTTTTCCGTTGGTCATCGTGTCGCATGGCTATGTGGGTTCAAGGTACCTCTTGAGCTACCTGACCGAGAATCTGGCTTCCAAAGGCTACATCGTCGTCGCCATCGACCATACCGAATCTACCTTCCGCGATGCGGCACCCTTTCCCAGTACGCTGCTCAATCGTTCCAAGGATATACTGTTCGTGCTCAATCAGGTGGCTGATTTAGGAAAACCAGGAAGTACCAGTTTTCTTTCGGGGCTGGTGGATGCGGGTACCACCGGGCTGGTCGGCTACTCCATGGGCGGATACGGCGTATTGAACGCCGCCGGCGCGGGGTACAGTGAAACTTTTGCCAAAGCGTTCGGTGGCATGACGGGCGGCAGTCAGGCTCTTGCGGTACGTACCAGCGGAAATGTAGACTACGAAAAATCAATCGATCCTCGGGTGAAGGCGGTGGTGGCTTTCGCACCCTGGGGCATGGAGCGCGGGGTGTGGGATGTCGAAAGTCTGAAAGGATTGAAGGTACCTACCTTCTTTGTGGCCGGGGATCAGGACGACGTATCAGGCTACGAAAAAGGCATCAAAGCCATTTACATCGGAGCGGTCAACGCCGAGCGCTACCTGCTGACCTACCAAAACGCCCGACACAACGTAGCGCCCAATCCGCCCCCTGCCGAGGCATTACAACCCGGCCTGCCTTTTGACGAGTACTACCGCTACGCCGAGCCTGCCTGGGACGAGCGCCGCCTCAATAATATCAACCAGCATTTTGTGACGGCTTTTCTGGGGAAGTACCTGAAAGGCGCGGATTATGCAAAATACCTGGATGTACCCGAAAAATCAAACGAAAAGACCTGGACAGGGTTCAAACCACGCACCTCCACGGGGATGGAGTTGCTACATGCCGAGGCGGAAAAGTAA
- a CDS encoding exo-beta-N-acetylmuramidase NamZ family protein: MKYCLLLLVFGIMPWLNSISEESPASPKSVSNSGVPIRSTELVNAKKALVTGADQTSAYLSYLQGKRIGILVNQTSIIGSTPIVDSLVALGVNVVRIFGPEHGFRGTASNGDKVSDSVDPKTGIPVVSLYGKQNKPNPAQLADLDLLIFDIQDVGARFYTYINTLGHVMEACAASGKEMLILDRPNPNGFLVDGPLLEDHLHSGIGMYRIPISHGLTIAEFAQMINGEGWLPNRLHCKLKIIKVANYTHDTPYILPVAPSPNLNTQQSVMLYPHICMFEGTIISQGRGTYMPFTVLGAPLLQGKYDFSFTPKSIKGMSETPLHQNEACYGLDLRTYDVEKLRQANKINLQWLMEMYRAYPAKEKFFDRSQSKQMGDINLLAGTENLKKQIIAGATETEIRQSWEPGLSEYKRMRARYLLYP; encoded by the coding sequence ATGAAATACTGCCTCTTGCTCCTGGTTTTCGGTATAATGCCTTGGCTGAACTCCATTTCCGAGGAAAGTCCTGCCTCACCCAAAAGCGTTTCCAATTCCGGAGTACCCATTCGATCGACGGAACTGGTGAATGCCAAAAAGGCGCTAGTGACGGGCGCAGACCAAACCTCGGCCTACCTTAGCTACTTACAGGGAAAACGCATTGGCATTCTGGTCAATCAGACTTCGATCATTGGCAGCACGCCCATCGTGGATAGCCTGGTAGCACTGGGAGTCAATGTGGTACGTATTTTCGGACCTGAGCACGGCTTCCGGGGTACGGCCAGCAATGGCGATAAAGTGAGCGACAGCGTGGACCCCAAGACCGGCATCCCGGTCGTTTCGCTGTATGGTAAGCAAAATAAGCCCAATCCCGCGCAGCTTGCCGACCTGGATTTGCTGATTTTTGATATCCAGGATGTCGGCGCTCGGTTTTATACTTACATCAACACCCTCGGCCACGTGATGGAGGCCTGCGCCGCAAGCGGCAAGGAAATGCTGATTCTGGATCGCCCCAATCCCAACGGTTTTCTGGTGGACGGACCGCTGCTGGAAGATCATTTGCACTCGGGCATTGGCATGTACCGCATTCCCATCAGTCATGGGCTGACCATCGCCGAGTTTGCTCAGATGATCAACGGCGAAGGCTGGCTGCCCAACCGGCTCCACTGCAAGCTGAAAATCATCAAAGTAGCCAACTACACCCACGATACGCCCTACATCCTTCCGGTGGCGCCTTCGCCCAACCTTAACACCCAGCAGTCGGTGATGCTATATCCGCATATTTGTATGTTCGAAGGTACCATCATCAGCCAGGGCCGGGGTACCTACATGCCTTTCACGGTGCTGGGAGCGCCGCTTTTGCAAGGGAAGTACGATTTTTCCTTTACCCCAAAGAGTATCAAGGGCATGAGTGAAACCCCGCTCCACCAGAACGAAGCCTGCTACGGCCTGGATCTGCGTACCTATGACGTTGAAAAGCTCCGGCAGGCCAATAAAATAAATCTGCAATGGCTCATGGAAATGTACAGGGCTTATCCGGCCAAAGAAAAATTCTTTGACCGCAGCCAGAGCAAACAGATGGGAGACATTAATTTGCTGGCCGGAACCGAAAATTTGAAAAAGCAGATTATCGCCGGAGCCACCGAAACCGAAATTCGTCAAAGCTGGGAACCCGGCCTGTCGGAGTACAAGCGGATGCGGGCCAGGTACCTGCTGTACCCCTAA
- a CDS encoding type 1 glutamine amidotransferase domain-containing protein, with translation MKVLIVCTNHATFPTRNNKTGLWLSELTHFYHVLARRNIVMDLASPQGGVIPIDERSLDLDDEQNKLYYDHEAFRQRLENSLKPSVLNPNDYRLIYFTGGHGALWDFPENTELQALTRNIYENGGTIAAVAHGVSALLNVRLSDGTLLIHEKYLTGFSNMEEKLSSMVSEVPFSLEDRLRQSGAHYTKALLPFSQYIELDDRLITGQNPSSAGKIATKLMEELNEK, from the coding sequence ATGAAAGTACTGATCGTTTGTACCAATCACGCCACCTTTCCCACCAGAAACAACAAAACCGGGCTTTGGCTGAGTGAATTGACCCATTTTTATCACGTGCTAGCCCGGCGCAATATAGTTATGGATCTGGCCAGTCCACAGGGTGGAGTTATCCCCATCGACGAGCGGAGTCTGGATCTGGACGATGAGCAAAACAAATTGTACTACGACCACGAAGCCTTTCGGCAACGGCTGGAAAATTCGTTGAAGCCCTCCGTGCTGAACCCGAACGACTACAGGCTTATTTATTTCACCGGTGGGCACGGTGCTCTTTGGGATTTTCCTGAAAATACGGAATTACAGGCACTAACGAGAAACATCTACGAAAATGGAGGTACGATTGCCGCCGTGGCCCATGGCGTGAGTGCCCTGCTCAATGTTCGGCTTTCGGATGGTACCCTGCTGATTCATGAAAAATACCTGACTGGCTTTTCCAACATGGAGGAAAAGCTGTCCAGCATGGTAAGCGAGGTACCTTTCTCGCTCGAAGACCGGCTGCGTCAAAGCGGAGCCCACTACACCAAAGCCCTGCTTCCCTTCTCGCAGTACATCGAACTGGACGATCGCCTCATCACGGGCCAGAACCCAAGCTCAGCCGGAAAGATCGCCACTAAGTTGATGGAGGAATTGAACGAGAAATAG
- the rfbC gene encoding dTDP-4-dehydrorhamnose 3,5-epimerase → MQIRETSIAGLVELTPRVFEDERGAFFVSFNVEAFQKAGLPTGFVQDNQSFSVKGVVRGLHFQNSPFAQGKLVRVIVGRVIDVAVDIRPESPTFGQYELFELDAKRCNMAYIPEGFAHGFAALEDSVFSYKCTNLYNKACEAGIIWNDPVLNIDWGIAHPIVSDKDKELPTFKSLFEKQLS, encoded by the coding sequence ATGCAGATTCGAGAAACGTCAATCGCTGGCCTTGTGGAGCTGACACCCCGTGTTTTTGAAGATGAACGCGGTGCGTTTTTTGTGTCGTTCAATGTGGAAGCTTTCCAGAAAGCCGGCCTACCTACGGGCTTCGTCCAGGATAATCAATCGTTTTCGGTCAAAGGCGTAGTCCGGGGTCTGCATTTTCAAAATTCACCCTTTGCCCAGGGCAAACTAGTGCGGGTCATCGTGGGCCGGGTCATTGATGTGGCCGTGGACATACGCCCCGAGTCACCCACCTTTGGCCAATACGAACTGTTCGAACTGGACGCGAAGCGGTGTAATATGGCCTATATTCCGGAAGGCTTTGCCCATGGTTTTGCGGCGCTGGAAGACTCTGTTTTCAGCTACAAGTGTACCAATCTGTACAATAAGGCTTGCGAAGCAGGTATCATCTGGAACGATCCCGTCCTGAATATCGATTGGGGAATTGCCCATCCGATCGTGTCAGACAAGGATAAGGAGCTGCCCACTTTCAAATCCTTATTTGAGAAGCAGTTGTCCTAG
- the pyrF gene encoding orotidine-5'-phosphate decarboxylase, with translation MTYQELFASILHQKSYLCVGLDTDLRKIPAHLQSEADPVFAFNRAIIDATAEYCVAYKPNIAFYEAQGPKGWESLRKTLDYIPKTHFTIADAKRGDIGNTSGLYARTFFDPSSAGLEFDSVTVAPYMGSDSVQPFLEFEGKWVILLALTSNPGGADFQRLSVNGKPLYEQVLTTSQQWAGADRMMYVVGATQADAFADIRRLAPDHFLLVPGVGAQGGSLEAVSRHGMNSHCGLLVNSARGIIYASSGPDFAQKARLEARAIQQEMEKYLDQFLPH, from the coding sequence ATGACCTACCAGGAATTATTTGCCTCCATACTCCACCAGAAATCCTACCTCTGTGTGGGCCTCGATACCGACCTGCGCAAGATTCCCGCGCATTTGCAAAGCGAAGCTGATCCCGTATTTGCGTTCAACCGGGCCATCATCGATGCCACGGCCGAGTATTGCGTAGCCTACAAACCCAATATCGCTTTTTACGAAGCCCAGGGGCCCAAAGGCTGGGAGAGTCTGCGCAAAACGCTGGACTATATTCCCAAAACTCATTTTACCATTGCTGATGCCAAGCGCGGCGACATCGGCAACACCTCGGGCCTGTATGCCCGTACCTTTTTCGATCCTTCGTCGGCAGGCCTTGAATTTGACTCAGTCACCGTTGCACCCTACATGGGTAGCGATTCCGTACAACCCTTTTTGGAATTCGAGGGTAAATGGGTAATTCTGTTGGCCCTGACCTCTAATCCCGGCGGGGCTGATTTCCAGCGCCTGTCAGTGAACGGAAAACCCCTCTACGAACAGGTACTTACCACCTCGCAGCAGTGGGCGGGGGCTGATCGGATGATGTACGTCGTGGGAGCCACCCAGGCCGATGCCTTTGCGGACATCCGTCGGTTGGCCCCGGATCATTTCCTTTTAGTACCCGGCGTGGGTGCGCAGGGTGGCAGCCTGGAAGCCGTTTCGCGCCACGGCATGAACAGCCATTGCGGGCTTTTGGTCAATTCGGCTCGTGGAATCATCTACGCCAGCAGTGGCCCTGATTTTGCCCAGAAAGCACGCCTCGAGGCCCGGGCCATCCAGCAGGAAATGGAGAAGTACCTCGATCAGTTTCTTCCCCACTAA
- the lysA gene encoding diaminopimelate decarboxylase gives MSTINNPLFEELSQQYGTPLYVYDGGIVRRQVHNLQAAFQGVDMHIKYACKANTNLALMRLMRSLGVEVDVVSMGEMHMALLAGYSPRQITFTPSGVPFGEVREAVEAGATVNVDSLPLLEWFGQTYGSSKPCLIRLKPNVAAGGNFKIMTGHSDSKFGISVDLLDEILEIVKRYDLKIIGLHQHTGSDIKEAEAFLQAAEVIFKAALRFPDLQIIDLGGGFKVAYKPEDAVTDMQHLGQEITKGFQEFCKNYGRELQLWFEPGKYLVSECGYLLVRATVIKEDPARTFVHVDSGLNHLIRPMMYGAYHHILNVSNPEGVPHTYNVVGYICETDTFATDRTLPEVRPGDLLAFLNAGAYGFTMSSHYNARYRPAEVLIDEGKATLVRRRDTLDDLLRSQLDLA, from the coding sequence TTGTCGACTATTAATAACCCACTATTCGAAGAGCTTAGCCAGCAGTATGGCACGCCCCTCTATGTATATGACGGCGGGATCGTCCGGCGTCAGGTTCACAACCTGCAGGCTGCTTTTCAGGGTGTAGACATGCACATCAAATATGCCTGCAAAGCAAATACCAATCTGGCCCTTATGCGCCTTATGCGCAGCCTGGGTGTTGAGGTGGATGTGGTGTCGATGGGCGAGATGCACATGGCTTTGCTCGCGGGTTATTCACCACGTCAGATCACCTTTACGCCCAGCGGGGTACCTTTCGGGGAGGTTCGGGAGGCCGTGGAAGCGGGTGCCACCGTGAACGTGGACAGTCTGCCGCTGCTCGAATGGTTCGGACAAACGTACGGCTCCAGCAAGCCCTGCCTGATTCGCCTGAAACCGAACGTAGCGGCGGGTGGTAATTTCAAGATCATGACCGGCCACAGCGACTCCAAGTTTGGTATCTCGGTGGATTTACTGGATGAAATACTGGAAATTGTAAAACGCTATGATCTGAAAATCATCGGCTTGCACCAGCATACCGGCTCCGACATTAAAGAGGCTGAGGCATTTCTACAGGCTGCGGAAGTTATTTTCAAAGCCGCCCTGCGGTTTCCCGATTTACAGATTATCGACCTGGGGGGCGGCTTCAAGGTAGCTTACAAACCCGAAGATGCGGTAACCGACATGCAACACCTGGGTCAGGAAATCACGAAAGGTTTTCAGGAGTTTTGTAAAAACTACGGCCGTGAATTGCAACTCTGGTTCGAACCTGGCAAGTACCTGGTGAGTGAATGCGGGTACCTGCTGGTACGCGCCACGGTGATCAAGGAAGATCCCGCCCGTACCTTCGTTCATGTCGATTCGGGCCTGAATCACCTCATCCGCCCGATGATGTACGGTGCTTACCACCACATCCTGAATGTGTCCAATCCGGAAGGGGTACCTCACACTTATAACGTGGTGGGGTACATTTGCGAAACCGACACTTTCGCTACCGACCGTACCTTACCCGAAGTACGCCCCGGCGACCTGTTGGCTTTCCTGAACGCGGGTGCCTACGGCTTCACCATGAGCTCGCACTACAACGCCCGCTACCGGCCTGCCGAGGTGCTGATCGACGAGGGAAAAGCTACCCTGGTGCGGCGGCGTGACACGCTGGACGATCTGCTTCGCTCCCAGCTGGACCTCGCCTGA
- a CDS encoding pseudouridine synthase: protein MGTLSVLYEDEYLVAINKPPGLLVHRSRIARDATEFAIQLLRDQLGERVYPAHRLDRKTSGVLLFARDEITNVSMQKQFATGAVHKRYLAVVRGFTEESFEIDYALRHDDTGILQDAFTQGRTLKRTEIPIPQGTHPTSRYSLLELTPTTGRMHQLRKHMAHVFHPIIGDRPHGCNKQNRFFKAHFGLSEMLLHALELRFTHPISGHEVQIQAPLSAEFERMQVALGL from the coding sequence ATGGGTACCCTATCCGTTTTGTATGAGGACGAATACCTGGTTGCGATCAATAAGCCGCCGGGTCTGCTGGTACATCGCTCGCGCATTGCCCGCGATGCCACCGAATTTGCTATACAACTCCTGCGTGACCAATTGGGCGAACGGGTATACCCGGCACATCGCCTCGATCGGAAGACGAGTGGTGTCCTGCTTTTCGCCCGGGATGAAATCACCAACGTTTCCATGCAGAAGCAATTTGCCACGGGGGCGGTTCACAAAAGGTACCTCGCGGTGGTGCGGGGCTTTACGGAGGAATCTTTCGAGATCGACTACGCCCTTCGCCATGATGATACGGGGATATTACAGGATGCTTTTACCCAGGGTCGAACTTTAAAACGCACCGAGATTCCAATTCCGCAAGGTACCCATCCCACTTCACGGTATTCACTGTTAGAGCTCACTCCTACCACTGGCCGGATGCACCAGTTACGCAAACATATGGCGCATGTTTTTCACCCTATCATTGGCGACCGTCCCCATGGCTGCAACAAACAGAACCGCTTTTTCAAAGCCCATTTTGGTTTAAGCGAAATGCTCCTCCATGCCCTGGAACTCCGGTTCACTCACCCTATTTCGGGCCATGAGGTACAGATCCAAGCTCCCCTATCAGCAGAATTTGAGCGAATGCAGGTAGCGCTGGGGCTATGA